A region from the Streptomyces tsukubensis genome encodes:
- the amaP gene encoding alkaline shock response membrane anchor protein AmaP, translating to MLRTVNRVALGVGGLVLVAVGGAVLAAGAGLSVPSWWPWYGPGDVLLSTADRERWRAEGWWWPVVIAALAVLVVLALWLLLAQLRRARLGELLVDGGDGEGARLRGRALEGAMEAEAESLEGVRRARITLRRRKGAPEARARLLLEPHASPVRTLHTLTSQAVAHARTSTGLSVLPTECRLQAAKHGPRRVS from the coding sequence ATGCTGCGGACCGTGAACCGGGTGGCGCTCGGCGTCGGCGGGCTGGTGCTGGTGGCGGTCGGCGGCGCGGTGCTCGCGGCGGGCGCGGGGCTCTCCGTACCGTCGTGGTGGCCCTGGTACGGCCCCGGCGATGTGCTGCTGAGCACGGCGGACCGGGAGCGGTGGCGGGCCGAGGGCTGGTGGTGGCCCGTCGTCATCGCGGCCCTCGCGGTCCTGGTCGTCCTGGCACTCTGGCTGCTGCTGGCCCAACTGCGGCGCGCCCGGCTCGGTGAGCTGCTGGTCGACGGCGGTGACGGCGAGGGCGCGCGGCTGCGCGGCCGGGCGCTGGAGGGCGCGATGGAGGCCGAGGCGGAGTCGCTGGAAGGGGTACGGCGGGCCCGGATCACGCTCCGGCGCCGCAAGGGCGCTCCGGAGGCGCGCGCCCGGCTGCTGCTGGAGCCGCACGCGTCCCCCGTCCGTACCCTGCACACCCTGACCTCGCAGGCCGTGGCGCATGCCCGGACCTCCACGGGCCTGTCGGTGCTCCCCACGGAATGCCGCCTCCAGGCGGCCAAACACGGCCCGCGCCGGGTCTCCTGA
- a CDS encoding Asp23/Gls24 family envelope stress response protein yields the protein MTRVAGERGGPGGPSGPDGPVSSRISGTERISGTERIAAADRGATVIAERVVAKIAAQAAREAIGRVPEGGSAPHAGVVVHQDSARVRISLDLDYPSDIGRRCGAVRRRVVERVSTLAGMDVPEVEVSVERLLSAHTRGTDGRGERVSR from the coding sequence GTGACGCGGGTGGCCGGTGAGCGGGGCGGCCCCGGCGGCCCCTCGGGGCCCGACGGCCCCGTCAGTTCCCGGATTTCCGGTACGGAGCGGATTTCCGGTACGGAGCGGATCGCCGCGGCCGACCGGGGCGCCACCGTCATCGCCGAGCGGGTCGTCGCCAAGATCGCCGCACAGGCAGCGCGCGAGGCGATCGGCCGGGTACCGGAGGGCGGATCCGCACCGCACGCCGGAGTCGTCGTGCACCAGGACAGCGCGAGGGTCCGCATCAGTCTCGACCTCGACTACCCCTCCGACATCGGCCGCCGGTGCGGTGCCGTGCGCCGCCGGGTCGTCGAACGGGTGAGCACGCTGGCCGGAATGGACGTTCCCGAGGTGGAGGTATCGGTGGAGCGGCTGCTGTCGGCGCACACGCGCGGCACGGACGGGCGCGGGGAGCGTGTCAGCCGATGA
- a CDS encoding DUF6286 domain-containing protein, with protein sequence MSVHASGPGPVPVSDSGSPPPPGAPAARARRFWSVRRLPAALTALVVLGAAGLLLYDVAAVRAGRPGMAWRRTLADGLADTRLDDIWVTVGAAVAVAAGIWLLVMALAPGLRKLLPMRRDADPGAPGPVRAGLTRDAAALVLRDRVLEVAGVESVRVRVGRRKASVRARSHFRALDDVRADVENVLADAVGELGLAKPPVPSVRVVRPPRGKK encoded by the coding sequence ATGAGCGTGCACGCCTCAGGACCCGGTCCGGTCCCGGTGTCCGACTCCGGATCCCCGCCCCCGCCGGGTGCCCCCGCCGCCAGGGCCCGCCGGTTCTGGTCCGTACGGCGCCTCCCGGCAGCGCTCACGGCCCTCGTGGTCCTCGGCGCCGCGGGGCTGCTGCTCTACGACGTCGCGGCGGTCCGGGCCGGCCGTCCCGGCATGGCCTGGCGGCGGACGCTCGCCGACGGTCTCGCGGACACCCGACTCGACGACATCTGGGTGACCGTGGGCGCCGCGGTCGCCGTCGCCGCCGGAATCTGGCTGCTCGTCATGGCCCTCGCGCCCGGTCTGCGGAAGCTGCTGCCCATGCGGCGCGACGCGGACCCCGGGGCGCCTGGGCCGGTCAGGGCCGGGCTGACGCGTGACGCGGCTGCCCTGGTGCTGCGGGACCGGGTGCTGGAGGTGGCCGGAGTGGAGTCCGTACGGGTACGGGTGGGCCGCCGCAAGGCGTCGGTACGGGCCCGCTCCCATTTCCGCGCCCTCGACGACGTCCGGGCCGATGTGGAGAACGTGCTGGCGGACGCCGTCGGCGAACTCGGCCTGGCGAAACCGCCGGTGCCGTCGGTACGGGTGGTGCGGCCGCCCCGCGGGAAGAAGTGA
- a CDS encoding SDR family oxidoreductase: MDLGLKDRVYIVTGGSRGLGNASARALVAEGAKVVVSGRDEKTVLGAAAELGPDAVGVAVDNADPEGAERLLAAARAHFGRIDGVLISVGGPPPGSATDNTDEQWRTAFETVFLGAVRLARAAVAALNDGGDGGVVGFVLSASAHEPVPGLTISNGLRPGLAGFAKSLADEVGPRGIRVVGLLPARIDTDRVRELDALTGDADTAREGNEARIPLRRYGTPEEFGRVAAFVLSPAASYLTGIMIPVDGGTRRGF; this comes from the coding sequence ATGGATCTTGGACTGAAGGACCGTGTGTACATCGTCACCGGGGGCTCCCGGGGACTGGGCAATGCCTCCGCGCGGGCATTGGTCGCCGAGGGCGCGAAGGTCGTCGTCTCCGGGCGGGACGAGAAGACCGTCCTGGGCGCAGCCGCCGAACTGGGGCCGGACGCGGTGGGCGTCGCCGTCGACAACGCCGACCCGGAGGGCGCGGAGCGGCTGCTGGCCGCGGCCCGGGCCCACTTCGGGCGGATCGACGGGGTGCTGATCAGCGTCGGTGGTCCGCCGCCGGGATCGGCCACGGACAATACGGATGAGCAGTGGCGTACGGCGTTCGAGACCGTGTTCCTCGGCGCGGTCAGACTGGCGCGGGCGGCCGTGGCGGCCCTCAACGACGGGGGAGACGGGGGCGTTGTCGGATTCGTCCTCTCCGCCTCCGCCCATGAGCCGGTCCCCGGCCTGACCATCTCCAACGGCCTGCGGCCCGGTCTCGCGGGCTTCGCGAAGTCCCTGGCGGACGAGGTCGGCCCGCGGGGGATCCGGGTCGTCGGCCTGCTGCCCGCGCGGATCGACACCGACCGGGTCCGTGAACTCGACGCGCTGACGGGCGACGCGGACACGGCACGGGAGGGCAACGAAGCGCGCATTCCGCTGCGGAGGTACGGAACGCCGGAGGAGTTCGGCCGGGTGGCGGCGTTCGTGCTGTCGCCGGCGGCGTCGTACCTCACGGGCATCATGATCCCGGTGGACGGCGGCACCCGCCGCGGCTTCTAG